One window of the Leptotrichia massiliensis genome contains the following:
- a CDS encoding RNA 2'-phosphotransferase: protein MKKKLTRLGKFISLILRHKPEMIGIELDRNGWANVDELINGISRSGDVENGKEERINFEILEEIVRNNSKKRYEFNEDFTKIRACQGHSIDVDLELKAVKPPKILYHGTADRFLEQIKKEGLKKKSRQFVHLSETEETAYSVGQRHGKPFIIKVLAEKMYEDGKKFFISKNGVWLTDDIEVKYLEF, encoded by the coding sequence GTGAAAAAGAAATTAACAAGATTAGGAAAATTTATAAGTTTGATTTTAAGGCATAAGCCTGAGATGATTGGAATTGAACTGGATAGGAATGGATGGGCTAATGTAGATGAGCTTATTAATGGAATAAGTCGCTCTGGAGATGTTGAAAATGGAAAAGAGGAACGGATAAATTTTGAAATTTTGGAGGAGATTGTAAGGAATAACAGTAAAAAGAGATACGAATTTAATGAGGATTTTACAAAAATTAGGGCTTGTCAAGGGCATAGCATAGATGTTGACTTAGAATTGAAAGCTGTTAAGCCTCCTAAAATTTTGTATCATGGGACAGCGGATAGATTTTTGGAGCAGATAAAAAAAGAGGGGTTAAAAAAGAAAAGCAGGCAATTTGTACATTTGTCAGAGACAGAAGAAACGGCATATTCTGTTGGTCAACGCCACGGAAAACCATTTATAATAAAGGTTTTGGCGGAAAAAATGTATGAAGATGGGAAAAAATTTTTTATTTCAAAAAATGGCGTTTGGTTGACTGATGATATTGAAGTGAAATATTTGGAATTTTAA
- a CDS encoding DUF2207 domain-containing protein, with protein MKKITKIIFIITILIFSIIINGSTIKNYDVVMNINKESSLTITEKIEYEFADLNHRGIFRDILLRKKDKENLKKKPY; from the coding sequence ATGAAAAAAATAACAAAAATTATTTTTATAATAACAATTTTAATTTTTTCTATAATTATAAATGGTTCTACTATAAAAAATTATGATGTCGTAATGAACATAAATAAAGAATCATCATTGACAATTACAGAAAAAATAGAATATGAGTTCGCCGATTTAAATCATAGGGGCATTTTTAGAGATATTCTTTTAAGAAAAAAAGATAAAGAAAACTTAAAAAAAAAGCCTTATTAA
- a CDS encoding DKNYY domain-containing protein: MKKVLLFVIVILLVGVQLFADYSIKNNKVYFKEKIIKGADAKTFKEINYEYSKDKSNVYYYGEKIDDANPETFKEINDAGLFYIDKRNVFFKGQKIKGADVKTFKLLNNGPYSKDKNYIFFKEALIDDADYESFEATDSICARDKNGVFYKGARMEKDDTLNSCVKYYQNK, encoded by the coding sequence ATGAAAAAAGTGTTATTATTTGTAATTGTGATTTTATTAGTAGGAGTGCAGTTATTCGCTGATTATTCAATAAAAAATAATAAAGTTTACTTTAAAGAAAAAATAATCAAAGGAGCAGATGCTAAGACTTTTAAAGAGATTAACTATGAATATTCTAAAGATAAAAGCAATGTTTATTATTATGGGGAAAAAATTGACGATGCTAATCCTGAAACTTTTAAGGAAATTAATGATGCAGGCCTTTTTTACATTGACAAAAGAAATGTATTCTTTAAAGGACAGAAAATAAAAGGGGCTGATGTCAAAACTTTTAAACTGTTAAATAATGGTCCTTATTCCAAAGATAAAAATTATATTTTCTTCAAAGAAGCACTAATTGATGATGCTGATTATGAGTCTTTTGAAGCAACTGACTCCATCTGTGCCAGAGATAAAAATGGCGTTTTCTATAAAGGGGCAAGAATGGAAAAAGACGATACTTTAAATTCTTGTGTTAAATACTATCAAAACAAATAA
- the carB gene encoding carbamoyl-phosphate synthase large subunit, translating into MPKRKDIETILVIGSGPIIIGQAAEFDYAGTQACLSLREEGYKVILVNSNPATIMTDKEIADKVYIEPLTVEFVSKIIRKERPDALLPTLGGQVGLNLAVELHKAGVLEECGVELLGTKLDSIKQAEDRELFRNLMNELGEPVPESDIIHNLEEARRFVEKIGYPVIVRPAFTMGGTGGGICHNDEELEDIVTNGLRYSPVTQCLLEKSISGYKEIEYEVMRDSNDTAIVVCNMENIDPVGIHTGDSIVVAPSQTLTDREYHMLRDVSLKIIRALKIEGGCNVQLALDPYSFNYYIIEVNPRVSRSSALASKATGYPIAKIAAKIAVGLTLDEIINPVTKNSYACFEPSLDYVVSKIPRFPFDKFEKADRHLGTQMKATGEVMAIGRTYEESLLKAIRSLEYGVHHLGLPNGDEFSLEYILRRIQKAGDERLFFIGEALRRGVTPQEIHDMTKIDMFFLDKMKNIIDIEVELKANVNNPDALLFAKRYGFSDKVIAHRWNTTEDEVYKLREKCNIKPVFKMVDTCAAEFKSETPYFYSTYEQENESVVGNKKKIIVLGSGPIRIGQGVEFDYATVHAVKAIKESGYEAIIVNNNPETVSTDFSISDKLYFEPLTEEDVMAIIELEQPEGVVVQFGGQTAINLAEKLARHGVKILGTALEEIDNAENRDKFEALLHKLNIPQPLGKTAFDTETAVKNAAEIGYPVLVRPSYVLGGRAMEIVYREEELRQYMENAVKVSPDHPVLTDRYLVGKEIEVDAICDGETVVIPGIMEHIERAGVHSGDSIAVYPPQSITDSQKRTLIDYTTRLAKGLNIIGLLNIQYVISDGEVYVLEVNPRSSRTVPFLSKITGVPMANLAMKGILGETLKSKGYETGLIEESKHVYTKVPVFSFQKLKDVDTTLGPEMKSTGEVMGSDENLEKSLYKGLISSGIKVKDQGSVLFTISGTAKEEAYGLAKRFSRLGYHIMATKGTARYFEEKGLRVETVGKIEEEGKYEHDVLGLIYKGLVDMVINTAGKKKTARNDGFKIRRAASEQEIACLTSLDTTDALLKVLESISFNVSSI; encoded by the coding sequence ATGCCTAAACGAAAAGATATAGAAACAATTTTAGTGATTGGATCTGGACCGATTATTATTGGACAGGCTGCTGAATTTGATTATGCGGGGACACAGGCGTGTTTATCATTGCGTGAAGAAGGATACAAGGTTATCCTTGTAAATTCCAATCCTGCAACTATTATGACAGATAAGGAAATTGCGGATAAAGTATATATTGAGCCATTGACTGTTGAATTTGTGTCAAAAATTATAAGAAAAGAGCGTCCTGATGCCTTGCTTCCTACTCTTGGAGGACAGGTTGGGCTAAATCTGGCTGTGGAACTGCACAAAGCAGGAGTACTGGAAGAATGTGGAGTAGAGTTGCTAGGAACTAAGCTTGACTCCATTAAGCAAGCGGAAGACAGGGAACTGTTCAGAAATTTGATGAATGAACTGGGAGAGCCTGTGCCTGAATCGGATATTATTCATAATTTGGAAGAGGCACGTAGATTTGTCGAAAAAATTGGTTATCCTGTGATTGTGCGTCCTGCCTTTACAATGGGAGGAACTGGTGGAGGAATCTGCCACAATGATGAAGAACTGGAAGATATTGTTACAAATGGACTTAGATATTCGCCAGTAACTCAATGTTTATTGGAAAAATCAATTTCAGGATACAAGGAAATTGAGTATGAAGTAATGCGTGACAGCAATGACACAGCGATTGTTGTCTGCAATATGGAAAATATTGATCCAGTTGGGATTCACACGGGAGATTCGATTGTAGTTGCACCGTCGCAAACGTTGACAGACAGGGAATACCACATGTTGAGAGATGTTTCACTGAAAATAATAAGAGCATTGAAAATAGAAGGTGGATGTAACGTTCAGCTGGCATTAGATCCGTATTCGTTTAATTACTATATTATTGAGGTAAATCCGAGAGTATCACGTTCATCGGCACTCGCTTCAAAAGCGACAGGTTATCCAATTGCGAAAATCGCTGCAAAAATTGCAGTTGGATTGACACTTGATGAAATTATAAATCCTGTTACTAAAAATTCGTATGCGTGCTTCGAGCCGTCACTTGACTATGTTGTAAGTAAAATACCGAGATTTCCGTTTGATAAGTTTGAAAAGGCAGATAGGCATTTAGGTACACAAATGAAGGCAACAGGGGAAGTAATGGCAATTGGAAGAACTTATGAGGAAAGTTTGTTAAAAGCTATTCGTTCACTTGAGTACGGAGTACATCACTTGGGGCTTCCAAATGGGGATGAATTTAGCTTGGAATACATTTTGAGAAGAATCCAGAAAGCTGGAGATGAAAGATTGTTTTTCATTGGGGAAGCGTTAAGACGAGGAGTTACTCCGCAGGAAATACATGATATGACAAAAATTGACATGTTTTTCCTTGATAAAATGAAAAATATTATTGATATTGAAGTGGAATTGAAGGCAAATGTAAATAATCCAGATGCACTGCTGTTTGCCAAAAGATATGGATTTTCAGATAAAGTTATTGCACACCGTTGGAATACGACAGAAGATGAAGTTTACAAACTTCGTGAAAAATGCAATATTAAGCCTGTGTTTAAGATGGTTGATACCTGTGCGGCTGAATTTAAGTCAGAAACACCTTATTTTTACTCGACTTATGAGCAGGAAAATGAAAGTGTTGTAGGAAATAAGAAAAAAATTATTGTACTTGGCTCAGGACCTATTAGAATTGGGCAAGGTGTTGAATTTGACTATGCGACAGTTCACGCTGTGAAGGCGATAAAAGAGTCTGGCTATGAGGCGATTATTGTAAATAACAACCCAGAAACTGTTTCAACGGACTTTTCAATTTCGGATAAGCTTTATTTTGAGCCGCTTACGGAAGAAGATGTTATGGCAATAATTGAACTTGAACAGCCAGAAGGCGTTGTTGTTCAGTTTGGTGGGCAGACGGCAATTAACTTGGCTGAAAAATTGGCAAGACATGGTGTTAAAATATTGGGAACAGCACTTGAAGAAATTGATAATGCGGAAAATCGTGATAAATTCGAGGCATTGTTGCATAAATTGAATATTCCTCAGCCTCTTGGAAAAACTGCATTTGATACGGAAACTGCTGTAAAAAATGCGGCTGAAATCGGGTATCCTGTTCTAGTGCGTCCATCTTACGTATTAGGTGGAAGAGCAATGGAAATCGTATATCGTGAAGAGGAATTGCGTCAATATATGGAAAATGCTGTAAAAGTGTCGCCTGATCATCCTGTGCTTACTGACAGATATTTAGTTGGAAAGGAAATCGAAGTGGATGCAATTTGCGATGGGGAAACGGTTGTGATTCCTGGAATTATGGAGCATATCGAAAGAGCGGGAGTCCATTCTGGAGATTCTATTGCGGTTTATCCTCCGCAAAGCATTACAGATTCACAAAAACGTACATTAATTGACTATACAACAAGGCTTGCAAAAGGATTAAATATTATAGGACTTTTGAATATTCAGTATGTAATTAGCGATGGAGAAGTTTATGTGCTGGAAGTAAATCCTAGAAGTTCAAGGACAGTTCCGTTTTTAAGCAAGATTACAGGTGTTCCTATGGCAAATCTTGCTATGAAGGGAATTCTTGGAGAAACATTGAAAAGTAAAGGATACGAAACTGGATTAATTGAAGAAAGTAAACATGTGTATACAAAAGTTCCTGTATTCAGTTTCCAGAAATTAAAAGATGTGGACACAACGCTAGGGCCTGAAATGAAGTCTACAGGAGAAGTTATGGGAAGTGATGAAAACCTTGAAAAATCACTTTACAAAGGGCTAATTTCGTCTGGAATTAAAGTCAAGGATCAAGGAAGTGTACTGTTTACAATTAGTGGAACGGCAAAAGAGGAAGCTTATGGACTGGCTAAGAGATTTTCTCGGTTAGGTTATCATATAATGGCTACGAAAGGTACAGCCAGATATTTTGAGGAAAAAGGGCTTCGTGTTGAAACTGTTGGAAAAATTGAAGAAGAAGGGAAATATGAACACGATGTGCTAGGGCTGATTTATAAAGGACTTGTTGATATGGTAATAAATACAGCTGGTAAGAAAAAGACTGCAAGAAACGATGGATTTAAAATCAGACGTGCCGCAAGCGAGCAGGAAATAGCCTGTCTGACTTCACTTGATACAACGGACGCTTTACTGAAAGTTCTGGAATCCATTTCATTTAATGTAAGTTCGATATAA
- the carA gene encoding glutamine-hydrolyzing carbamoyl-phosphate synthase small subunit, whose amino-acid sequence MYALDKQLVLEDGSVYKGYGFGADVEMAGEVVFNTAMTGYQETISDPSYNGQIITFTYPLIGNYGINRDDYETINPSIKGIITREICRKPSNFRNEFTLDEVLKDLNIPGISGIDTRSLTKKIREHGTIKGIIVSADKDPQEIAENLKINSLPTNQIEQVSTKKAFLSSGRGMRVVLLDLGMKSGIMRELNSRDCDIVVMPHNATSKEILRQKPDGIMLSNGPGDPTDVPETIATIRELIDKVPIFGICMGHQLISLACGAKTYKLLFGHRGANQPVLNLQTGKVDITAQNHGYAVDIDSLKDTELELTHIAVNDRTCEGVRHKKYPVFSVQYHPEASPGPHDPNYLFDIFIENMKKNRNFEYVE is encoded by the coding sequence ATGTACGCATTGGATAAACAGCTTGTTTTGGAAGATGGTAGTGTGTATAAGGGGTATGGATTTGGAGCAGATGTGGAAATGGCTGGGGAAGTTGTTTTTAATACTGCGATGACTGGGTATCAGGAAACTATTTCAGATCCATCGTATAATGGGCAGATTATTACATTTACTTATCCGTTAATTGGAAATTATGGGATAAATAGGGATGATTATGAAACTATTAATCCAAGTATTAAGGGAATCATAACTCGTGAAATATGTAGAAAACCTTCTAATTTTAGAAATGAATTTACATTGGATGAAGTTTTGAAGGATTTGAATATTCCAGGAATTTCTGGAATTGATACACGTAGTCTGACAAAGAAGATAAGAGAGCATGGAACGATTAAGGGAATTATCGTTAGTGCAGACAAAGATCCGCAAGAAATTGCAGAAAATTTAAAAATCAATTCGTTGCCAACCAATCAAATCGAACAGGTATCGACAAAAAAGGCATTTCTTTCATCTGGAAGAGGGATGAGAGTTGTTCTGCTTGATTTAGGTATGAAATCAGGAATTATGAGGGAACTTAACTCAAGGGACTGTGATATTGTCGTAATGCCACATAATGCAACTTCTAAAGAAATTTTAAGACAAAAACCAGATGGAATAATGTTAAGCAATGGGCCGGGAGATCCGACAGATGTTCCAGAAACAATTGCTACAATTAGGGAATTAATAGATAAAGTGCCAATTTTTGGAATTTGCATGGGACATCAGCTAATTTCACTTGCCTGTGGAGCAAAGACATATAAATTGCTATTCGGACATCGTGGGGCAAATCAGCCAGTATTAAACCTACAAACTGGAAAAGTTGATATTACAGCACAAAATCATGGATATGCTGTAGATATTGATTCTTTGAAGGATACAGAGCTGGAATTAACACATATTGCAGTAAATGACAGAACCTGCGAAGGTGTAAGACATAAAAAATATCCAGTATTTTCGGTACAGTATCATCCAGAGGCTTCTCCAGGACCACATGACCCGAATTATTTATTTGATATATTTATTGAAAATATGAAAAAGAATCGGAATTTTGAATACGTCGAATAA
- a CDS encoding SH3 domain-containing protein: MKKILFIIMLIITCISFGKNSNGGNITTEAKGMLRFVWSRNGKYNKDTVLPITGEDGTGGFAIYLEFTPEDKEKFMNNVLIVWPGNTDGRIGGKKMYNRILNIGKEISPDIESKMKKNEWGYVTQPVKLTLKPVKIYAGCCAVDYFYAEIVKHEKISSTTVKIPKNMDFGESLNRVIGSEDNKAYTIYSKEGYTNIRKGPSKQYDIIKKIPNDYYAAITQDFGEWKYIMYFEGGSDKVGYGFVHESQLKLSR, from the coding sequence ATGAAAAAAATATTGTTTATAATAATGCTTATAATTACATGTATTTCATTTGGAAAAAATAGTAATGGAGGTAATATTACTACGGAAGCTAAAGGAATGCTGCGTTTTGTATGGAGCAGAAATGGAAAATATAATAAAGATACTGTTCTTCCTATAACAGGAGAAGATGGAACAGGAGGTTTTGCAATATATTTGGAATTTACTCCTGAAGATAAAGAAAAATTTATGAATAATGTCCTGATTGTATGGCCTGGAAATACAGACGGAAGAATCGGTGGAAAAAAAATGTATAACAGAATACTCAATATAGGTAAGGAAATATCTCCGGATATTGAAAGCAAAATGAAAAAAAATGAATGGGGATATGTTACTCAGCCTGTAAAACTAACTTTAAAACCTGTTAAGATATATGCTGGCTGTTGTGCAGTAGATTATTTTTACGCAGAAATAGTAAAACATGAAAAAATTTCATCGACAACAGTCAAAATACCAAAAAATATGGATTTTGGAGAAAGTTTAAACAGAGTAATAGGTTCAGAAGATAATAAAGCATATACTATATATTCAAAAGAAGGTTATACGAATATAAGAAAAGGGCCTTCTAAACAATATGATATAATAAAAAAAATTCCAAATGATTATTATGCAGCAATAACACAGGATTTTGGAGAATGGAAATATATCATGTATTTTGAAGGAGGATCAGATAAAGTTGGATACGGTTTCGTGCATGAAAGTCAACTGAAATTATCACGATAG
- a CDS encoding DUF2207 family protein, which yields MNGQKVKHTYEEFDEGLRIKIGSKDKKITQLKNIYEITYTMYTDIFKHEDIQQIYFNIIPQFWKVPIEKANVTIKFSDGQPITNEEIKKFEIYTGKAGINEKNYKILQENGEIKFTNQKPLAPQEGITFLLNLKTDKISPSFSDKLKLFFTTSKNLTFSLILSFVSLILMLITKLTVLKQPSKKTIIPEFEIPDDMSAMFVSYFVNQDDEKKIISTGIFSLLCKDIKIQNSQKKQHFEKKEENLKDKEQALKKLKKKKEKMGEKFTISDKPNDDTIQNFSNGELYEEEKKLFKALEKKENKFVISDQPKNNIINIFFKRYNKLCENKDFYYLIPLSAIIIGYLVITYNGNVVNISSIIVNILTAIIFGTIIIALVYFYRIMSGNKKFLQKNLLGKILTILKWIMIFSIINEMYSDKNFLIAAVFILLLVANALYSRNFQIYSEEGLRKKEYIEGLKMYIKTAEENQIKKFDSTEELVKYFKGILPYAVALNVQNQAIKLMEKTIEINSSLTRNDEMLKELNSLYAYSRKEEMKVKIRESYSSSYKDSRSSASSSFSGSGSGYSSGGSGYSKGNGYSGGGSGGGGGGEL from the coding sequence ATGAATGGGCAAAAAGTAAAACATACGTATGAAGAGTTTGATGAAGGACTTCGAATAAAAATCGGTTCAAAAGACAAAAAAATAACACAGCTTAAAAATATATATGAAATAACTTATACTATGTATACTGATATTTTTAAACATGAAGATATTCAACAAATATATTTCAATATAATACCACAATTCTGGAAAGTTCCAATAGAAAAAGCTAATGTTACAATAAAATTTTCTGATGGTCAACCAATAACAAATGAAGAAATTAAAAAATTTGAGATTTATACAGGCAAAGCAGGAATAAACGAAAAAAATTATAAAATTTTACAGGAAAATGGAGAAATAAAATTTACAAACCAAAAACCATTAGCACCTCAAGAAGGAATTACATTTCTTTTAAATTTAAAAACAGATAAAATATCTCCAAGTTTTTCGGATAAATTAAAACTATTTTTTACAACCTCAAAAAATCTAACCTTCAGTTTAATACTTTCCTTTGTATCGTTAATTCTTATGTTAATTACAAAACTCACAGTTTTAAAACAGCCTTCCAAAAAAACAATTATACCCGAATTTGAAATTCCAGATGATATGTCTGCAATGTTTGTTTCCTATTTCGTAAATCAGGATGATGAGAAAAAAATAATTAGTACAGGAATTTTTTCGCTTTTGTGCAAAGATATTAAAATACAAAATTCTCAAAAAAAACAACATTTTGAGAAAAAAGAAGAAAATTTAAAAGATAAAGAACAAGCCTTAAAAAAATTAAAGAAAAAGAAAGAAAAAATGGGAGAAAAATTTACTATATCAGACAAACCTAATGATGATACCATTCAAAATTTTTCTAATGGTGAACTTTACGAGGAAGAAAAAAAACTTTTTAAAGCTTTAGAAAAAAAAGAAAATAAATTTGTAATATCAGATCAACCTAAAAATAATATTATTAACATTTTTTTTAAAAGATATAATAAACTTTGTGAAAATAAAGATTTTTATTATTTAATCCCTTTATCTGCTATTATTATTGGCTATCTTGTAATTACATATAATGGAAACGTGGTAAACATTTCATCTATTATAGTAAATATATTAACTGCAATAATATTTGGTACTATTATTATAGCTTTAGTTTATTTTTATCGTATAATGTCAGGAAATAAAAAATTTTTGCAAAAAAATTTATTAGGAAAAATATTAACTATTCTGAAATGGATAATGATTTTTAGCATAATAAACGAAATGTATTCAGATAAAAATTTTTTAATTGCAGCAGTATTTATTTTGTTATTAGTTGCCAATGCACTTTATTCACGTAATTTTCAAATATATTCTGAAGAAGGTTTACGAAAAAAAGAATATATCGAAGGTTTAAAAATGTATATAAAAACCGCTGAAGAAAATCAGATAAAAAAATTTGACAGTACTGAGGAGCTAGTAAAATATTTTAAAGGAATTTTACCCTACGCAGTAGCTTTGAATGTACAAAATCAAGCTATAAAACTGATGGAAAAGACAATCGAAATTAATTCAAGTCTAACAAGAAATGACGAAATGCTAAAAGAACTTAATAGTTTGTATGCATATTCGAGAAAAGAAGAAATGAAAGTAAAAATTAGGGAATCATATTCTTCTTCGTATAAAGATTCAAGAAGTTCAGCCTCTTCTTCATTCAGTGGTTCAGGAAGCGGCTATAGCAGTGGTGGCAGCGGTTACTCCAAGGGCAACGGCTACAGTGGCGGAGGTTCTGGCGGTGGAGGTGGTGGAGAATTGTAA
- a CDS encoding lysozyme inhibitor LprI family protein, translated as MKISKNKFLGMLVFLLISSISISGQYKDALISRMSNFRNSVFANADEGNDFQQKEALRKTEEEWDKELNIVYQKIMKVADPVTKNKLRNAQRAWIKFRDSEVEKSYYTNNPNGGSMGILFSLNTAAKLTEERAVQLAEMYDALDK; from the coding sequence ATGAAAATTTCAAAAAATAAATTTTTAGGAATGTTAGTATTTTTATTGATTTCCAGCATTAGTATTTCAGGTCAGTATAAAGATGCATTAATAAGCCGTATGAGTAATTTCCGTAACAGTGTATTTGCAAATGCAGATGAAGGCAATGATTTTCAACAGAAGGAAGCTTTAAGAAAAACCGAAGAAGAATGGGACAAGGAACTGAACATTGTATATCAGAAAATAATGAAAGTCGCTGATCCTGTAACTAAGAACAAGCTCAGGAATGCACAACGTGCATGGATTAAATTTAGGGATTCTGAAGTAGAAAAAAGCTATTATACAAACAATCCTAACGGTGGAAGCATGGGAATTCTATTTTCACTTAATACTGCCGCAAAACTTACTGAAGAAAGAGCTGTTCAGCTGGCAGAAATGTATGATGCTTTAGACAAATAA
- a CDS encoding SH3 domain-containing protein: MKKNIFSILTLVILFTVSFVSSAASSVKLISSGDENNVFETEGTLRFEWTDEDDCDAIDGNSVKLFFIPNNPEDFGRKIVYVWPNDLSDEGYAKALASNPSLQYRNHEEDTLKMVQKIFKNTKIKKNKAGHREMTVKIRLKSLKPKLGCNATLLYSELVNVKEIKAPKIKLSDEKFDEKVYGNFTVEYAVKSSEKSVNIMEKPSEKSRIVKKIGKNDIVGEIQDFGEWVFVYYRNTYPDFTYGYVRKSKLKKNIRHPFENIDLFN; encoded by the coding sequence ATGAAAAAAAATATTTTTTCTATTCTTACTTTAGTCATTTTATTTACAGTCTCTTTCGTTTCCAGTGCCGCTTCCAGTGTAAAACTAATTTCAAGTGGAGATGAAAATAATGTTTTTGAAACAGAAGGTACACTTCGTTTTGAATGGACTGATGAAGATGACTGTGATGCAATTGATGGTAACTCAGTAAAACTGTTTTTTATACCGAATAATCCCGAGGATTTTGGTAGAAAAATAGTTTATGTATGGCCAAATGATTTGTCAGATGAAGGGTATGCTAAAGCTCTTGCCAGTAATCCTTCACTTCAATACAGAAATCACGAAGAAGATACATTGAAGATGGTTCAAAAAATATTTAAGAACACCAAAATAAAGAAAAATAAGGCAGGACATAGGGAAATGACTGTGAAAATAAGACTGAAATCTCTAAAACCTAAATTAGGATGTAATGCAACCTTATTGTACAGTGAGTTGGTAAATGTTAAAGAAATAAAAGCACCAAAAATAAAATTATCTGATGAAAAATTTGATGAAAAAGTATACGGAAACTTTACTGTTGAATATGCTGTAAAGTCATCAGAAAAGTCTGTAAATATTATGGAAAAACCTAGTGAAAAATCTAGAATTGTAAAAAAAATCGGGAAAAATGATATTGTAGGAGAAATACAGGATTTTGGAGAATGGGTTTTTGTATATTACCGTAATACATATCCTGATTTCACGTATGGATATGTACGTAAAAGTAAACTGAAGAAAAATATAAGACATCCTTTTGAAAATATTGATTTATTTAATTAG
- a CDS encoding YiiG family protein has product MNYKKIILIGFLSIFLFSCDDTFKEIGRKFSIKKVKNEEMEKYNGYIEIHNNLTNIENEISKYIDVAGEGKEINVQEMGTLESVPVIKIDNAVIQKLEKNINSKFKMEKLDNSSKKLLPILKELKTVTDSMTNYYGKKEHLADGFAKGRQLHTNFLKIYKRYKESSDAFKTEVANKSKERMQKILETYKNEGSLIKYNLTILINSCEDFVDKMDNQKISMTTFIKGDLGKLKKAQQNILVASANFQKAIANEKQLKKENYTKEKLEIFNKQLAEFEKSVTIFIKEIEKSKSMSKSEIEKKVYTEDMTGTPNDVIKKYNKLINDYNNLMN; this is encoded by the coding sequence ATGAATTATAAAAAAATAATATTAATAGGATTTCTTTCGATTTTTTTATTTTCCTGTGATGATACATTTAAGGAAATTGGAAGAAAATTTAGTATAAAAAAAGTGAAAAATGAAGAGATGGAGAAGTACAACGGTTATATTGAAATTCATAATAATTTGACAAATATTGAGAATGAAATTTCAAAATATATTGATGTGGCTGGAGAAGGCAAGGAAATAAATGTACAGGAAATGGGGACTCTGGAAAGCGTTCCTGTTATTAAAATCGACAATGCTGTTATCCAGAAACTTGAAAAAAATATAAATTCAAAATTTAAGATGGAAAAGCTGGATAACTCTTCCAAAAAATTATTGCCAATTTTAAAAGAATTAAAAACAGTAACGGATTCCATGACAAATTACTATGGAAAAAAAGAACATTTGGCAGATGGCTTTGCAAAAGGGCGGCAATTACATACAAATTTTTTAAAAATTTACAAAAGATATAAAGAAAGTTCAGATGCTTTCAAAACTGAAGTGGCAAATAAATCAAAGGAAAGAATGCAGAAAATACTGGAAACATATAAAAATGAAGGCAGCCTAATAAAATACAATTTGACAATTTTGATAAACAGCTGTGAAGATTTTGTTGATAAAATGGATAATCAGAAAATTAGTATGACAACCTTTATAAAAGGTGATTTAGGAAAATTAAAAAAAGCGCAGCAAAATATTTTAGTGGCTTCAGCTAACTTCCAGAAAGCAATTGCAAACGAGAAACAGCTAAAAAAAGAGAATTACACAAAAGAAAAATTGGAAATATTTAACAAACAGCTTGCAGAATTTGAAAAATCAGTTACAATATTTATTAAGGAAATTGAGAAAAGCAAGTCGATGAGCAAGAGCGAGATTGAGAAGAAAGTTTATACGGAGGATATGACTGGGACTCCGAATGATGTAATTAAGAAGTATAATAAACTGATAAATGATTATAATAATTTGATGAATTAA